In one window of Kitasatospora sp. MMS16-BH015 DNA:
- a CDS encoding DUF11 domain-containing protein yields MTNQDDTMPLRSAAFALALALPALATAAAHAEPPAPGGAPVTVAVQRDAASVHEGDTVVYRVDIINHTATDYPAAVVTQLLPGGMRAVSVDEGGTANGTAVEWTAHLEPGATLHRALTATVGKREQIESGRIVQVAQPNHDAVKDGSQFSTTACFRPDATARPLACGSDFAALPVEHDAGLWGSRPVLGGAALAAVATALGVLLFRRRRAIRRTRHSA; encoded by the coding sequence ATGACGAATCAGGACGACACCATGCCCCTGCGATCCGCAGCCTTCGCGCTCGCCCTCGCCCTCCCGGCCCTCGCCACGGCCGCAGCGCACGCCGAGCCGCCCGCCCCCGGCGGCGCCCCGGTCACCGTGGCCGTGCAGCGTGACGCGGCGTCAGTCCATGAGGGCGACACCGTGGTCTACCGGGTCGACATCATCAACCACACCGCCACCGACTACCCCGCTGCCGTGGTCACCCAGTTGCTGCCCGGCGGCATGCGGGCGGTCTCGGTCGACGAGGGCGGCACCGCCAACGGCACGGCAGTCGAGTGGACCGCCCACCTGGAGCCCGGCGCCACGCTCCACCGCGCCCTCACCGCCACGGTCGGCAAGCGCGAGCAGATCGAGAGCGGCCGGATCGTCCAGGTCGCCCAGCCGAACCACGACGCGGTCAAGGACGGCTCGCAGTTCTCCACCACGGCCTGCTTCCGCCCCGATGCCACGGCCCGGCCACTGGCCTGCGGCTCCGACTTCGCCGCCCTGCCGGTCGAGCACGACGCCGGCCTGTGGGGCAGCCGGCCGGTCCTCGGCGGCGCAGCGCTGGCCGCTGTGGCCACCGCACTCGGAGTCCTGCTGTTCCGGCGCAGGCGCGCGATCCGGCGTACCCGGCACAGCGCCTGA
- a CDS encoding M4 family metallopeptidase, with the protein MSRYTHARGVLAALATSTALLVTAVPMAAHAQTPSQTFAPAAVSHAELLSQAGQQSAALAQQLGLGGQEKLVAKDVVKDANGTTHLRYERTYGGLPVLGGDLIVHQAANGSVKGVDRASTASLNGVSTTPAQAAPKAQASALAQESGSNVAVAPRLVVWMGKNTPTLAWETVVTGKQHDGTPSRLHVITDAHSGAVLSKIEGIETDTGNGVFVGTVPLTTTGGQLKDPTRGNQYTVDMNNGTSGNGTIFTNSGTTWGNGQVSNRQSAAVDAQYGTAATWDFYKNTFGRNGIRNDGVGAFNRVHYDTNYTNAFWDDSCFCMSYGDGASNTHPLTEIDVAGHEMTHGVTAATANLTYSGESGGLNEATSDILGTMVEWYANLSVDTPDYLIGEKIDLNGNGTPLRYMDQPSKDGGSADSWSSGVGNLDVHYSSGVANHFFYLLSEGSGAKTINGVNYNSPTVNNVSVTGIGRDKAAAIWYRALTTYFTSSTDYAAARTATINAANDLYGAGGAEATAVATAWAGVNVGSVPAGGVTVTNPGNQTTALNGTASLQLSSTGGTGTVTWTASGLPTGLSISSSGKITGTATTAGTYNVTATAKDSAGKTGSTSFTWTVSGGGGGSCTPAQLLGNGGFETGTAAPWTTTSGVVDNSSSQAAHSGSWKAWMNGYGSAHTDTVSQTVTIPAGCKASFSFWLHIDTAETGTTAYDKLTVSVNGTTLKTYSNVDAATGYTQRTFDLSAYAGQSVTIKFNGVEDSSLQTSFVIDDAALNVS; encoded by the coding sequence ATGTCCCGCTACACCCACGCCCGGGGAGTGCTGGCCGCGCTGGCCACGTCCACGGCGCTGCTGGTCACCGCCGTCCCGATGGCCGCCCACGCCCAGACGCCCTCGCAGACCTTCGCGCCGGCCGCGGTGAGCCACGCCGAGCTGCTCTCCCAGGCGGGCCAGCAGAGCGCCGCCCTCGCCCAGCAGCTCGGCCTCGGCGGCCAGGAGAAGCTGGTCGCCAAGGACGTGGTCAAGGACGCGAACGGCACCACCCACCTGCGCTACGAGCGCACCTACGGTGGCCTGCCGGTGCTCGGTGGCGACCTGATCGTGCACCAGGCCGCGAACGGCAGCGTCAAGGGCGTGGACCGGGCCAGCACCGCCTCGCTGAACGGCGTCTCCACCACCCCGGCGCAGGCCGCCCCGAAGGCCCAGGCCTCCGCGCTGGCCCAGGAGTCCGGCTCCAATGTGGCCGTGGCGCCGCGCCTGGTGGTCTGGATGGGCAAGAACACCCCGACGCTGGCCTGGGAGACCGTGGTCACCGGCAAGCAGCACGACGGCACCCCGAGCCGCCTGCACGTCATCACCGACGCGCACTCAGGCGCGGTGCTCAGCAAGATCGAGGGCATCGAGACCGACACCGGCAACGGCGTCTTCGTCGGCACCGTGCCGCTGACCACCACCGGTGGTCAGCTCAAGGACCCGACCCGTGGCAACCAGTACACGGTCGACATGAACAACGGGACCTCCGGCAACGGCACCATCTTCACCAACTCGGGCACCACCTGGGGCAACGGCCAGGTGAGCAACCGCCAGTCGGCCGCCGTGGACGCCCAGTACGGCACCGCCGCCACCTGGGACTTCTACAAGAACACCTTCGGCCGCAACGGCATCCGCAACGACGGCGTCGGCGCCTTCAACCGGGTGCACTACGACACCAACTACACCAACGCCTTCTGGGACGACTCCTGCTTCTGCATGTCCTACGGTGACGGTGCCAGCAACACCCACCCGCTCACCGAGATCGACGTCGCGGGCCACGAGATGACCCACGGCGTCACCGCCGCCACCGCCAACCTGACCTACTCGGGCGAGTCCGGCGGCCTCAACGAGGCCACCTCGGACATCCTGGGCACCATGGTCGAGTGGTACGCCAACCTGTCCGTCGACACGCCGGACTACCTGATCGGCGAGAAGATCGACCTGAACGGCAACGGCACGCCGCTGCGGTACATGGACCAGCCCTCCAAGGACGGCGGCTCGGCCGACTCGTGGTCCTCCGGCGTCGGCAACCTCGACGTGCACTACTCCTCGGGCGTGGCCAACCACTTCTTCTACCTGCTCTCCGAGGGCAGCGGCGCCAAGACCATCAACGGGGTCAACTACAACTCCCCGACGGTCAACAACGTCTCCGTCACCGGGATCGGCCGGGACAAGGCCGCGGCGATCTGGTACCGCGCGCTGACCACGTACTTCACCTCCAGCACCGACTACGCCGCCGCGCGGACCGCGACCATCAACGCGGCCAACGACCTGTACGGCGCCGGTGGCGCGGAGGCGACCGCGGTCGCCACCGCCTGGGCGGGCGTCAACGTCGGCTCGGTGCCGGCCGGCGGCGTCACGGTGACCAACCCGGGCAACCAGACCACCGCCCTGAACGGCACCGCCAGCCTCCAGCTCAGCTCCACCGGCGGCACCGGCACCGTGACCTGGACGGCCAGCGGCCTGCCCACCGGCCTGTCGATCTCCTCCTCGGGCAAGATCACCGGCACCGCCACCACGGCCGGCACCTACAACGTGACGGCCACCGCCAAGGACAGCGCCGGCAAGACCGGCTCGACCTCCTTCACCTGGACCGTCTCCGGCGGCGGTGGCGGCAGCTGCACCCCGGCCCAGCTGCTCGGCAACGGCGGCTTCGAGACCGGCACCGCCGCCCCGTGGACCACCACCTCCGGCGTGGTCGACAACTCCTCCTCCCAGGCCGCCCACAGCGGCTCCTGGAAGGCCTGGATGAACGGTTACGGCTCGGCCCACACCGACACCGTCTCGCAGACCGTCACCATCCCGGCCGGCTGCAAGGCCAGCTTCAGCTTCTGGCTGCACATCGACACCGCCGAGACCGGCACCACCGCGTACGACAAGCTCACCGTCTCGGTGAACGGCACCACGCTGAAGACCTACTCCAACGTGGACGCGGCCACCGGCTACACCCAGCGCACCTTCGACCTCTCGGCCTACGCCGGCCAGAGCGTCACCATCAAGTTCAACGGTGTGGAGGACTCCTCCCTCCAGACCAGCTTCGTCATCGACGACGCGGCGCTGAACGTCTCCTGA
- a CDS encoding S53 family peptidase, producing MPATRKAALAVTGAATLALATLATAAPADAQATPHVYSKGGTSWVRACDTLAKGDTVACNALKVVSNKGGTVPAAAPSGLGPADLLSAYNLPANGGAGQTIAIVDAYDDPNAEADMNAYRAAYGLPSCTTASGCFKKLDQNGGTKYPRANSSWAGEISLDLDMVSAIAPNAHVILVEASSASQTALGTGLNTAVAKGAKFVSNSYGGAESAGDTSYDSSYFNHPGVVITVSAGDSAYGAQYPAASKYVTAVGGTALKRDSSARGWNESVWYTNSTEGTGSGCSAYDAKPTWQKDSGCAKRTISDVSAVADPATGVAVYQTYGGSGWAVYGGTSASSPIIASVYALAGTPSAGSYPASFPYAHTASLYDVTTGSNGSCSPTYLCTAGAGYDGPTGLGTPNGTAAFTG from the coding sequence ATGCCCGCAACTCGCAAGGCAGCCCTGGCTGTTACCGGCGCAGCCACCCTGGCCCTGGCCACCCTGGCCACCGCCGCCCCGGCCGACGCCCAAGCCACCCCGCACGTCTACTCCAAGGGCGGCACGTCCTGGGTCCGCGCCTGCGACACCCTCGCCAAGGGCGACACCGTGGCCTGCAACGCGCTCAAGGTCGTCAGCAACAAGGGCGGCACCGTGCCCGCCGCCGCTCCTTCCGGCCTGGGCCCGGCCGACCTGCTGAGCGCCTACAACCTGCCCGCGAACGGCGGCGCCGGCCAGACCATCGCGATCGTGGACGCCTACGACGACCCGAACGCCGAGGCCGACATGAACGCCTACCGCGCGGCGTACGGCCTGCCCTCCTGCACCACCGCGAGCGGCTGCTTCAAGAAGCTGGACCAGAACGGCGGCACCAAGTACCCGCGTGCCAACAGCAGTTGGGCCGGTGAGATATCCCTGGACCTGGACATGGTCTCGGCGATCGCCCCCAACGCCCACGTCATCCTGGTCGAGGCCTCCAGCGCCTCCCAGACCGCGCTCGGCACCGGCCTGAACACCGCCGTCGCCAAGGGTGCCAAGTTCGTGTCCAACAGCTACGGCGGCGCCGAATCCGCCGGCGACACCAGCTACGACTCCAGCTATTTCAACCACCCCGGCGTGGTCATCACCGTCTCGGCCGGTGACTCCGCCTACGGCGCCCAGTACCCCGCTGCCTCGAAGTACGTCACCGCCGTCGGCGGCACCGCCCTCAAGCGCGACTCGAGCGCCCGTGGCTGGAACGAGTCGGTCTGGTACACCAACTCCACGGAGGGCACCGGCTCCGGCTGCTCGGCCTACGACGCCAAGCCCACCTGGCAGAAGGACAGCGGCTGCGCCAAGCGCACCATCTCGGACGTCTCGGCCGTGGCCGACCCGGCCACCGGCGTCGCGGTCTACCAGACCTACGGCGGCTCCGGCTGGGCCGTGTACGGCGGCACCTCCGCCTCCTCCCCGATCATCGCCTCGGTCTACGCGCTGGCGGGCACCCCGTCCGCGGGCAGCTACCCGGCCTCGTTCCCGTACGCCCACACGGCCTCGCTGTACGACGTGACCACGGGCTCCAACGGCTCCTGCTCGCCGACCTACCTCTGCACCGCGGGCGCCGGCTACGACGGCCCGACCGGCCTCGGCACCCCGAACGGCACCGCCGCCTTCACCGGCTGA
- a CDS encoding MFS transporter, with protein MMPSTVEDGSGAGGVIRTQVPARLDRLPWSRWHWRIVIGLGTVWILDGLEVTVIGNIAGRLAEHGSGIDISATQVTTWAAALYVAGACCGALVCGRLADRYGRKRLFMVTLGVYLAATAVTALSWTAWFFFLCRFATGLGIGGEYAAINSAIDELIPARLRGRIDLIINGTFWIGAAVGSLASILLLNTALFATDLGWRLAFAIGVVLGLAILLVRRHVPESPRWLFTHGRAQEAEDLVAGIERAVTEETGRELPAPEGSVTIRPRAEIGFGTVARTVLRTYPRRTVLGLSLFVGQAFLYNAVTFGYAVILTTFFQVPNGSTGYYFVVIALGNFCGPVLLGRFFDTVGRRPMIAGTYVLSGLLLFGTAALFQAGALSAVSMTACWTAVLFFASAGASSAYLTVSEVFPLEIRALCIAFFYAVGTALGGITGPLLFNGLVGSGRPADTTLAFCIGATLMVAAGLVEAAIGVKAEARSLEELAAPLSAAAEA; from the coding sequence ATGATGCCGAGCACGGTCGAGGACGGAAGCGGAGCGGGTGGGGTGATCCGCACCCAGGTGCCGGCCAGGCTCGACCGGCTGCCCTGGTCGCGCTGGCACTGGCGGATCGTGATCGGCCTGGGCACCGTCTGGATCCTGGACGGCCTGGAGGTCACCGTCATCGGCAACATCGCCGGCCGGCTGGCCGAGCACGGCAGCGGGATCGACATCTCCGCCACCCAGGTGACCACTTGGGCCGCGGCCCTGTACGTGGCCGGGGCCTGCTGCGGTGCGCTGGTCTGCGGCCGGCTCGCCGACCGGTACGGCCGCAAGCGGCTGTTCATGGTGACGCTGGGCGTCTACCTGGCGGCCACCGCCGTCACGGCGCTCTCCTGGACGGCCTGGTTCTTCTTCCTCTGCCGGTTCGCGACGGGCCTCGGCATCGGCGGCGAGTACGCGGCCATCAATTCGGCGATCGACGAGCTGATCCCGGCCCGGCTGCGCGGGCGGATCGACCTGATCATCAACGGCACGTTCTGGATCGGCGCGGCCGTCGGGTCGCTGGCCTCGATCCTGCTGCTGAACACCGCCCTCTTCGCCACCGACCTCGGCTGGCGGCTGGCCTTCGCGATCGGGGTGGTGCTGGGGCTGGCCATCCTGCTGGTGCGCCGCCACGTGCCCGAGAGCCCGCGCTGGCTCTTCACCCACGGCCGGGCGCAGGAGGCCGAGGACCTGGTCGCCGGGATCGAACGGGCCGTCACCGAGGAGACCGGCCGCGAGCTGCCCGCGCCGGAGGGCAGCGTGACGATCCGGCCCAGGGCGGAGATCGGCTTCGGGACGGTGGCCCGGACGGTGCTGCGCACCTACCCCCGGCGCACGGTGCTGGGCCTGTCGCTCTTCGTTGGGCAGGCCTTCCTCTACAACGCGGTCACCTTCGGGTACGCGGTGATCCTGACCACCTTCTTCCAGGTGCCCAACGGAAGCACCGGCTACTACTTCGTGGTGATCGCCCTCGGCAACTTCTGCGGCCCGGTCCTGCTCGGGCGGTTCTTCGACACCGTCGGCCGCCGGCCCATGATCGCCGGCACCTACGTGCTCTCCGGGCTGCTGCTCTTCGGCACCGCCGCGCTCTTCCAAGCGGGCGCGCTGAGCGCCGTCTCGATGACCGCCTGCTGGACGGCGGTGCTGTTCTTCGCCTCGGCCGGGGCCAGCTCCGCGTACCTGACGGTCAGCGAGGTCTTCCCGCTGGAGATCCGCGCGCTGTGCATCGCCTTCTTCTACGCCGTCGGCACGGCCCTCGGCGGGATCACCGGCCCACTGCTCTTCAACGGCCTGGTCGGCAGCGGCCGTCCGGCCGACACCACGCTCGCCTTCTGCATCGGCGCGACCCTGATGGTCGCGGCCGGTCTGGTCGAGGCCGCGATCGGCGTGAAGGCCGAAGCCCGCAGCCTGGAGGAGCTCGCGGCTCCGCTCAGCGCCGCCGCCGAGGCGTAG